The following coding sequences lie in one Vibrio sp. BS-M-Sm-2 genomic window:
- a CDS encoding VF530 family DNA-binding protein, producing the protein MTEEERIELQQNNPLHGLKLETMITELVDHYGWEILDAAMRMNCFNTKPTVASAVKYLKKTEWAREKVENFYLYRFKRMPKASDIEYQMPPRSRTFRHGLEPREPMELTVESIHASQAKAASAFKERRGGNGRNFRR; encoded by the coding sequence ATGACTGAAGAAGAAAGAATCGAACTGCAACAAAATAACCCGCTACATGGCTTAAAGCTTGAAACCATGATCACTGAATTAGTGGATCATTATGGTTGGGAAATTTTAGATGCAGCAATGCGTATGAACTGCTTTAACACTAAGCCGACTGTGGCAAGTGCTGTTAAATACCTGAAGAAAACGGAATGGGCTCGTGAGAAGGTTGAGAACTTCTATCTTTACCGTTTCAAGCGTATGCCTAAAGCGTCGGACATTGAATACCAAATGCCTCCGCGTTCACGTACATTCCGCCATGGGCTAGAGCCTCGCGAACCAATGGAATTGACGGTAGAGTCTATCCACGCTTCACAAGCTAAAGCTGCGTCTGCATTTAAAGAGCGCCGTGGCGGTAACGGTCGTAACTTTCGTCGTTAA